Genomic segment of Populus trichocarpa isolate Nisqually-1 chromosome 12, P.trichocarpa_v4.1, whole genome shotgun sequence:
TCTCCCCATCCATTTTAATTGCGTTTTCCACCCATACTCATGATTAATCACACTTAATGTCTCAAATTATGGAAATTTCTCTCCATTTTTGGATAAATAAATCATCTCCCCCCTTCGTCCAAGTCTGGACAGTTGAGTATATAAAGAGGAAAGGGTGGCACTGTTcaatttatttacaaatttaTCACTCTTCTATGCCTTTATGTGTTACTGCTTGGCTATTACATAAATCATGAGTGCGGGAGGTTCAATCCATCGCAGGATAACATATTAAGagacttctttaaaaatttcatcTAGATCTAATTGTAGTGTGAGAGCTCTACATGATAGTATAAAGCTGATTagtaggttattttttatttaaaaatataattttttttatccaatcctTGTATAAGTCATATTAATTATTCAACCAAATCATCAAAACCATTTaatattttacctttttatcatttaatttattcattactCATTACCATTTTATAATaatgttattgatttttaattggtgCTTGCTCTTAACATTTCTTTGTACCATTTTTTCtagtaatttattattcataaccttattaattctttgaaattatttttcttattttactttttttttatccatcaaaacttGTTACCTTTTTCACCATTCGGTAACGCAATGAATTTTGAActtaaaatttgtaattttcttttcaatttcattaatacctttaaatttatcCATGGAGATGATACTCTTCATtacacataatatttattattatttttaactttgtttttttactaggtGGGTTTTACTATCCTCGTTCTTAACAAATtctatttatatcaaataaaaaataaaagtctgtttttaaaattataaaaaatacaaaataatttaaaacaaaactaccTAGTATTCTAATATTCAAAAAGCCGAGAGAAGgtactaatttaaatttcaataaaaagattaatgaattgataaatttaaaaaagaacttgACTACTCATATAAATAGTGCTTCAGAtagtacaataaaaaaaatctcaatttgttttaatgtattagtTAATGTAGTTATCATAATtaagcaataaaaacaaaatatatgctAGAAGGTGAGACCTCGTCAGCAAATTAGTTAATTTGAAGAGCTTGAGACACCTCAAATGACCATAAAGCGAGCGATCGTCGAATGAGAGCTCTGCCTGCTTGTCAAAGTCAAAGCCAAAGtacaaatatttatagaaaCCTGAGAACTGACCAATGACCCTAAGAGAACCATAAGTCTTCTAGGGCCAACGTGGATTCTCACTTATCactagtatatatatacatgcaacCGAGTCAATAgcttattaattaacaaaatattcaaCAACTAGCACTACCAGGAAaattattgtataaaaataccgatgatttgttttttaattttttcaacaaatagTGTTATCCATGTGTACCCTCATCGGTAAAAATATTTCCAATGAACTCCTGCCAAAATATTGAGTGGTATATTTAAAATACTAGTAGTGTATAGAGTACTCTTTTATATTTCGAACTCCCAATTTCGTTTTCTACAATTGTACCTCAAAGCCTAAAGATTACTCTTTCTCTAGATGCATTTAGTTGGTCTACCAATTCTACGCATTATTCCTTTTCTGGTTTTCACATCGAAGAAATATTGGAGATGTACAACATTTACTCACAGAAGTCATGCCAAGATTTAGTTAATGCTCCCTTTCACACTGGTGAAGATAATGGTAGTTTGCTTAGAACAAAATATAGAGGTTTTGATTATATATGGGGTTCCTCTTGAATTACATTGCTATGATTAACTGCTCCACTTGTGAGAGAAGTGGCGGCTGCTGTGGATttgagaatttgtttttgtattgatCAACCTCATCTAAAATCTTTTGATCACGTTAACTGTGTCTAAATCAAGTGATATCCAATGCTACGAACGTAAATTCCAGTAGTTGTGTTCATTTTGGTTCAGAGTTGCTTCTGAAGGCAAAGCTGTCCTCATCTTGCACTGATGCATCACTCATTATTTGTTCTCCAGGTCATAATCTGAAAGACAGACGACGGATGGCTTCTATTGGTAAGATAGTCCCCTGACCTATTTCTGCTTTGTTCCTTGGTCACTATTGGCATCTTTCCACTTCAATATCTTGTTAACCAAACTGGCATTCAGAATGCTCATCAGTTGATCTGCGGGGCCTTCAAATCATGATAATGTGTGTGATTCAATTTCTGGGTGTAAATCATTGAATCCATGCTTATAATGCAACCATTTGGCTGgtgattttttatcttaacaAATATAGGTCACTTTAAATCGAAATTAAGGGATTATGTTGAGCTTTCAATAGAGTGGGATGAGTTGCTGACTTAAAATTTCTCTATTTAATTTCCCCTCGCAATTTATCTCTACTTTGTCAGACTGGTTTACATATTTAAGTAAGTAACATTTTGCACTGCTTGCGCTTGGTCTGCCATTAATTCTTTACCTTAGTTCTTAGTTTATATGTTGAAAGTTTACCTGTACCTCCAGAATCAAAAGATTAATTATAGTATCATTTTACTGCTTCTGCTGTTGTTTGTATATCGTGATAACATCACCACCCAAGTAATCCAGAGTATTTGTCAGTCTAGAACCATAtttctttctatatatttttcttatacatTTTGTTGGCTTGTTTAATTGGAATGCTAGATgcttctatttatttgattgatcTTTTTCATGAATACAAGTACATGCAAACAAAGCATTTGCTATGGAAATTTTGCAGTGTAATTTAGAAAAGTTCAGTTTTTTGTATATAAAGCTGTTCTTATCTTGCAGAAGTctaaaatttcagtttttagTTTGAACTTTTTCATGGGAAATTTAACTCCTCACTGCTTTGTACTATTTTATCCAGGAACTAATGGTGTCAAGAAAGTGGGTGGGAAGCTAGGtatgccttttccttttttttttttctcttccctgTTATCGTCGAATGAGAGCTCTGCTTGCTTGTCAAAGCCGAAGTACAAATTTTTATAGAAACCTGAGAACTGCCCAATGACCATAAGAGAACCATAAGTCTTCTATGGCCAACGTGGATCCTCATTTATCACTATTATATACATCCAACCGAGTCAATggcttattaattaataaaatattcaacaaccagaaaattattgtaaaaaaataccgatgattttttttttaaattttccaacAAATAGTATTATCCATATGTAAACTCATGGGAAAAATCTTTCCAATGAACTCCCAAAATATTGAGTGGAATATTTAAAATACTAGTAGTGTAGTACTCTTTTATATTTCGAACTCCCAATTTCGTTTTCATTTATGACCCTAATTAGCACGCACAAAACTGCATTAAATATTTCAAAGCTGATAACAAAGGATGAAGGAGGAAGGAACTAGCTAATTAGCTTCTTGGTACATAGATCAAATTTACccccatgatttaatatatgcaaaaattaattatttggattAAAATTAGTACATAGAGCAAATTTAGGGATTAATCCGTATTCTGTCATCAAATCTCCTACCCAAGGTATACCATCAGATAAAGACAAAATAAgctaggaagaaaaaaacttgacacaaataaaaaaaaaaacccaaaaaaactgtGGCAATGGCCTCAACATAAGCCATCATTTCTTGCTATCTCATAAACAAGAATCATTTCGTAAATATCCAAATTTTGAGCTCATTTGCATTGACAAAAGGCCTGTACTCCCAATCTCCGATGATGATTGTTCATCAAAGGTATCCTTTATGCCAATAATTCCTTGCTTGTGGCTAATGCTGCTGTCTATGAGAAAACCTGTCGAGCTCCTTTGCATAACACTAGCCTTGATACAACTCCATtatatctccttttcttttttgtatattattttttcttgtatatttacTAAGGATCTCTCGAtaagagatatatttttttaaaaaaacatagaatagCAAAGTACATTCACCCATCAGCTCATCAAATAGCCATGAAAAGGCCTGGTTTCAATCCAACTTTTTTGGGCTTCATCATGCACCTGGTCATgccaacttttcttttttctacaaTTGTACCTCAAAGCCTAAAGATTACTCTTTCTCTAGATGCATTTAGTTGATCTACCAATTCTACGCATTATTCCTTTTCTGGTTTTCACATCGAAGAAATGGAGATGTACAACATTTACTCACAGAAGTCATGCCAAGATTTAGTTAATATGCTCCCCTTCACACTGGTGAAGATAATGGTAGTTTGCTTAGAACAAAAATATAGTGAGGTTTCGATTATATATGGGGTTCCTCTTGAATTACATTGCTATGATTAACTGCTCCACTTGTGAGAGAAGTGGCGGCTGCAGTGGATttgagaatttgtttttgtattgatCAACCTCATCTAAAATCTTTTGATCACGTTAACTGTGTCTAAATCAAGTGATATCCAATGCTACGAACGTAAATTCCAGTAGTTGTGTTCATTTTGGTTCAGAGTTGCTTCTGAAGGCAAAGCTGTCCTCATCTTGCACTGATGCATCACTCATTATTTGTTCTCCAGGTGATATTCTGAAAGACAAACGACTTCGGATTGCTGCTATTGGTAAGATAGTCCCCTGACCTATTTCTGCTTTGTTCCTTGGTCACTATTGGCGTCTTTCCACTTCAATATCTTGTTAACCAAACTGGCATTCGAAATGCTCATCAGTTGATCTGCGGGGCCTTCAAATCATGATAATGTGTGTGATTCAATTTCTGGGAGTAAATCATTGAATCCATGCTTATAATGCAACCATTCGGCTGGTGATTTTTCTATCTTAACAAATATAGGTCACTTTAATTCTAACTTGGGGGATTATGTTGAGCTTTCAATAGAGTGGATCAGTTGCTGACTTAAAATTTCTCTATTTAATTTCCCCTTGCAATTTATCTCTACTTTGTCAGACTGGTTTGGctggaaaaaaacatatttaagtaAGTAACATTTTGCACTGCTTGCGCTTGGTCTGCCATTAATTCTTTACCTTAGTTCTTAGTTTATATGTTGAAAGTTTACCTGTACCTCCAGAATcaagagattaattaaaatttcattttactgCTTCTGCTGTTGTATGTATATCGTGATAACATCACCCCCCCAAGTAATCCATCTCTTTCCTCAACTGACAGGTATTGCCTCTGGATCAGCAGGAATTTTAATCATCCGTATAATTCTTTGTGCCAGAAGGAAGGCCTCGTCAAGTTCTCCAcaggtttttttaaagaagacaCATGATCAAGATCTTAAGGATTTGATAAGACATCATGTGCCTCCACCTCTGAAAGAATACAGTTTTTCGGATGTCGAGAAAATGAccaattttttcaatgataaactTGGTAAAGGAGGTTATGGAACTGTATACAAAGGAAGGCTAACGGATAGCCATTTGGTGGCAGTGAAGGTCCTGGTAGCTTCAGAAGGGAATGGGGAAGAATACGTCAATGAGGTAGCAAGCATTAGTAGAACTTCCCATGTTAATGTTGTCACTCTGATAGGATTTTGTTTGGAACGTGACAAAAGATTTCTCATCTTCGACTTCATGCCCAACGGATCCTTAGAGAAGttcataaatcatgaaaatgCCTTCGAAGCCAGTCAACAACTAGGATGGGAAAAATTGTACCAAATTGTAATCGGCGTTGCTCGAGGGCTTGAGTATTTGCATCGAGGGTGCAATACAAGGATTGTGCATTTTGACATCAAACCTCATAACATTCTTCTCGACGCAGATTTTTGCCCTAAgatatctgattttggacttgcgAAGTCATGCACTGGGAAGGAGAGCAATGTATCGTTATTGGAGGCAAGAGGAACCATTGGATATATAGCGCCAGAAGTGTTCAGTAGAAACTTTGGGCGAGTTTCATACAAGTCCGATGTCTATAGTTATGGAATGATGGTTCTGGAAATGGTTGGAGGCAAAAAGAATCATGAAGCTGAAATCAGTTCTGGTagcgaaaaatattttccggAATGGATTTATAAGCATCTTGAGGTAGATGATGAATCTGGAATTAATGGGGTGCCAACTTCAGAACAAGCTGACAGTGTgaggaaaataataatagttggCTTGTGGTGCATCCAGACAAATCCAGCTGATAGACCATCCATGAGTAAAGTGTTAGAAATGTTAGAAGGACCTATTGGAGCATTGAATATTCCACCAAGGCCTTTCCTGTCTTCTCCTCCAAGGTTAATTCCATATTCAACAACAACATCATTAACATGAAATTGTATCACTATAGTGTAAAAAGAATGGTCTGTGTCTCATGAATTAATAGAGTGGATCTATGTGATTCTGTGATCTATCCACAAGAATAAGGATAGATTCTGCTTTAATTATACATTTTATGGACAGATTTACAGCCACATGAGTAATGTCTAAAATCGCTTAGCTATATGTTTGATATATAGAGCTAGACATGGGACTTACTACCAAGTCAAGAATTTTATTGTCGCTTTAAGCGTATTGATATCAAATGGTTtcctaaattttcttatttgccAGACATGCGTACATCTAACAGTTTTTGTTCCGAATTTCAGTACTGTCCCTTTTATTAATCAGGATGTCCTTTTCAATAGAATTTCCACAGCACAATCTATGCGGTAAAGGTTAGGTTTCtcgaaatatatatacacagtaaaaatgataaattttttaaaaaaaattttaagagtCTCAAAAATCTCGTTAAATAGATCTAAAATTATTTGGGGATTTATAAGAAGATTACTTGTTTTGTGTTCTACgtgtttatatattatattctcctcttagaaaataaaaggcataactttcaatttatagaaaaatctaaaaaaccctataaatgataaagtactaatttgacccttaaataccatcacatatattattttagactaattttagaaatttattcaatcaagtcctcacTTATTTATTTCAAGGTCTAAAATTGCAAATCCCTAGTATTAAAtacattctagtccttaatttctaaagttTATTTACCATCAAgccacacttgattaatcatctcattttcaTTTCTAACCAAATGTTCTTATATGTGTGACTCAGTAGGTTCTCTAATAAATtggttcaaatataaatcataatcctaaataaaataagattaaataatcTATACAATTTAGTTtcttatcaattcaacaattgattgattcaTATTTAAAGATCAGATACAATGTCTATCAACCTGTCATGATCCcctaaatatttgaaaattcataagtgatttgatttaacttttcagtgactagtttcttagtgtaattattatcctttcatcaagaatgtcttgattttgatattatagcatgaagtatgtctgctttgttaaataattttaattctcaaCATTGTAgttattgattctttgaataagatttgaaactcttttcaaatctcattctatGTTGGCCAAACAttttacaatcaatattatttgagaaaaaatagaatatgttttttataattcatctagggtgatgaatcctctattgattacttaaatacctccatatagtttatattatgtTCAATATATGCTTGTCTATTACCCTTGATTGAGACGTGTGGtcaggatcaaagcataacaccTCTTATATAAGACTATTTAGGGATCTCAACTTTAAGAATCACTTACACATTTATCACGTGAGCTTTTCCATAGAcataagtgatttttttatatgatattctCTTGCAagtcagttcagtgtacatgtcatttAACAAGCACTTGCATATTAGTTCTAGGCATTCCTTATgatttctctaataaaatggaatcgtctatatatatatatatatatatctttgatGAG
This window contains:
- the LOC7493513 gene encoding LEAF RUST 10 DISEASE-RESISTANCE LOCUS RECEPTOR-LIKE PROTEIN KINASE-like 2.1; the protein is MAAHLLFLLYRHHPIITIFLVLILASTSCGEVDNKDYRDCEKHFNCGVLSNLSYPFWGGDRPEVCGHKGFELKCEEGQLPIIPSDTLEFRLFRLDQSSRLMTLQLVNSQYYICPSQTLTNSSTKSDIHVFGYDLNLKNLNLLYNCTVPSSTLEQNRISRSYCSEYSGRSFYGSDDILESSSGLDQTQCSIRFKIPIPAESFRRLTGDKPELEQVLREEFNVSYKYDQGPSICDGCMASKGICGTNLTDPNREFLCLCRDHPYPFVCKGHNLKDRRRMASIGTNGVKKVGGKLGDILKDKRLRIAAIGIASGSAGILIIRIILCARRKASSSSPQVFLKKTHDQDLKDLIRHHVPPPLKEYSFSDVEKMTNFFNDKLGKGGYGTVYKGRLTDSHLVAVKVLVASEGNGEEYVNEVASISRTSHVNVVTLIGFCLERDKRFLIFDFMPNGSLEKFINHENAFEASQQLGWEKLYQIVIGVARGLEYLHRGCNTRIVHFDIKPHNILLDADFCPKISDFGLAKSCTGKESNVSLLEARGTIGYIAPEVFSRNFGRVSYKSDVYSYGMMVLEMVGGKKNHEAEISSGSEKYFPEWIYKHLEVDDESGINGVPTSEQADSVRKIIIVGLWCIQTNPADRPSMSKVLEMLEGPIGALNIPPRPFLSSPPRLIPYSTTTSLT